In Odontesthes bonariensis isolate fOdoBon6 chromosome 9, fOdoBon6.hap1, whole genome shotgun sequence, the following proteins share a genomic window:
- the bloc1s3 gene encoding biogenesis of lysosome-related organelles complex 1 subunit 3 isoform X2 — protein MMKSILPHCLLPRLPPSEPRLSCLQVPGEASETDSEGELEQAIGASVLSQENTQILKRDLPPLIVVRDHPDIQSIVEDRPSPSHRPHGETLLQQKLQESNGRLYSDVGQMMQHVYGSASREVRSATAQLNASQSAIINASHSIRLILDDLKAVSEKMDIITSCQILPDINIHNPNNCTAPVP, from the exons ATGATGAAGTCTATATTACCTCACTGTCTGCTCCCCAGACTGCCGCCGTCGGAGCCAAGGTTGTCTTgtttgcaa GTTCCAGGTGAGGCATCTGAAACAGACAGCGAGGGTGAGCTGGAGCAGGCGATCGGAGCATCTGTATTGAGCCAGGAGAACACGCAGATACTCAAGAGAGACCTGCCTCCTCTTATTGTGGTCAGAGACCACCCTGATATACAATCCATAGTGGAGGACAGACCAAGCCCTTCACACAGGCCACATG GTGAAACTCTTTTACAACAGAAGCTGCAGGAGTCTAATGGCCGACTGTATTCTGATGTGGGACAAATGATGCAGCACGTTTATGGCAGCGCCAGCAGGGAG GTGCGCAGTGCAACGGCTCAGCTGAACGCATCCCAGAGCGCCATCATCAACGCATCCCACAGCATCAGATTGATACTGGATGATCTGAAGGCTGTGTCCGAAAAGATGGACATCATCACCAGCTGTCAAATACTGCCCGATATTAACATCCACAATCCCAATAACTGTACCGCTCCTGTACCTTGA
- the trappc6bl gene encoding trafficking protein particle complex subunit 6B, like gives MADESLFDFLHMEIVSHVYKEQQSSKGEMDNKDRAVCISVLEGMGFRVGQGLIERLTRDSPSFKDELDVMKFICKDFWTKVFRRQVDNLRTNHQGTYVLQDNKFVLLTQLSSGKQYLDQAPKYLAFSCGVVRGAISNLGLESVVTAEVSAMPSCKFQVVIQKL, from the exons ATGGCTGACGAGTCCTTGTTTGACTTTCTCCATATGGAGATCGTGTCGCATGTTTACAAAGAGCAGCAATCCAGTAAAGGAGAGATGGACAACAAG GACAGAGCTGTGTGTATTTCTGTCTTGGAAGGCATGGGCTTCAGGGTCGGACAAGGACTCATCGAGAG GTTGACCAGGGACTCCCCCAGCTTTAAGGATGAGTTGGATGTAATGAAGTTTATCTGTAAAGACTTCTGGACTAAGGTGTTCAGGAGGCAAGTTGACAACCTCAGAACAAACCAtcag GGTACTTATGTTCTTCAGGATAACAAGTTTGTTCTCCTCACTCAGCTCTCGAGTGGAAAACAGTACCTAGATCAGGCTCCCAAG TACCTTGCTTTCTCGTGTGGTGTGGTGAGAGGGGCCATATCTAACCTCGGCCTGGAGAGTGTGGTGACAGCAGAGGTCTCCGCCATGCCGTCCT GTAAGTTCCAGGTGGTCATCCAGAAGTTGTGA
- the bloc1s3 gene encoding biogenesis of lysosome-related organelles complex 1 subunit 3 isoform X1, with protein MSTRYPIVVQGEASETDSDDEVYITSLSAPQTAAVGAKVPGEASETDSEGELEQAIGASVLSQENTQILKRDLPPLIVVRDHPDIQSIVEDRPSPSHRPHGETLLQQKLQESNGRLYSDVGQMMQHVYGSASREVRSATAQLNASQSAIINASHSIRLILDDLKAVSEKMDIITSCQILPDINIHNPNNCTAPVP; from the exons ATGTCCACCAGATACCCGATAGTGGTGCAGGGCGAGGCGTCTGAAACGGACTCCGATGATGAAGTCTATATTACCTCACTGTCTGCTCCCCAGACTGCCGCCGTCGGAGCCAAG GTTCCAGGTGAGGCATCTGAAACAGACAGCGAGGGTGAGCTGGAGCAGGCGATCGGAGCATCTGTATTGAGCCAGGAGAACACGCAGATACTCAAGAGAGACCTGCCTCCTCTTATTGTGGTCAGAGACCACCCTGATATACAATCCATAGTGGAGGACAGACCAAGCCCTTCACACAGGCCACATG GTGAAACTCTTTTACAACAGAAGCTGCAGGAGTCTAATGGCCGACTGTATTCTGATGTGGGACAAATGATGCAGCACGTTTATGGCAGCGCCAGCAGGGAG GTGCGCAGTGCAACGGCTCAGCTGAACGCATCCCAGAGCGCCATCATCAACGCATCCCACAGCATCAGATTGATACTGGATGATCTGAAGGCTGTGTCCGAAAAGATGGACATCATCACCAGCTGTCAAATACTGCCCGATATTAACATCCACAATCCCAATAACTGTACCGCTCCTGTACCTTGA
- the LOC142388384 gene encoding uncharacterized protein LOC142388384, whose protein sequence is MPSHPLNQFADLEEMMCKRLLKLDLREQNRPPPSLSSPMGTPAYVAELCRNTSFSLSSLSCLPSDPSDSQYLTCGQWGQQAESPLTPQLGNSTQWGKSGFLSQRSVSMVETSSTPRASLGWPGTEMKTSLSDLSPTVLDASSASSTSSVSSSSSSSRYKTELCRSFTENGLCKYGGKCQFAHGLDELRDLNRHPKYKTEPCRTFHTIGFCPYGIRCHFVHNNEEEKRPPITRSSSSFSSSSNIPLQPPSSSRSNRPPLVRQSFSFSGFPSVPQPGLSAHAPPPAASFTRAPSASPPSCADITDLLSHAFLEMDTAFEASPAHQYQPPMGQATPADPRSPFLPSPDSGYSPCGLSPTGSPPLRQSPGDTGVLPGPLGARSLSCTSLSDQDQDGGSSSSSLSGSESCGANNEASGRRLAVFSQLSVPEDASSFCL, encoded by the exons ATGCCATCTCACCCCCTCAACCAGTTTGCTGACCTGGAGGAAATGATGTGCAAG CGTTTACTGAAACTCGACCTCAGAGAGCAGAACAGGCCACCTCCATCCCTCAGTTCACCGATGGGAACGCCCGCTTACGTCGCTGAGCTTTGTAGAAACACCTCGTTTTCGCTCTCATCGCTGTCCTGCCTCCCCAGTGATCCTTCAGACAGCCAATATCTGACCTGCGGCCAATGGGGGCAACAAGCAGAAAGCCCACTAACCCCCCAGCTCGGCAATTCCACACAGTGGGGAAAGTCTGGCTTCCTTTCCCAGCGTTCTGTCAGCATGGTGGAAACGAGCAGCACACCACGAGCGAGTCTAGGCTGGCCCGGGACCGAAATGAAGACCTCCCTAAGTGACCTGAGCCCCACTGTACTTGATGCAAGCTCCGCCTCGTCCACCTCGTCGGTTTCCAGCTCCTCTTCTTCATCCCGCTATAAGACTGAACTGTGTCGCTCTTTCACCGAAAACGGCTTGTGCAAGTACGGAGGGAAGTGCCAGTTCGCCCACGGTCTGGACGAGCTGCGTGACCTGAACAGGCATCCGAAATAcaaaaccgagccgtgccgtaCCTTTCATACCATCGGCTTCTGCCCTTACGGGATTCGCTGTCACTTTGTCCACAACAACGAGGAAGAAAAGAGACCCCCCATCACCCGCTCCTCTTCGTCGTTTTCCTCCTCGTCCAACATTCCTCTCCAGCCGCCTTCCTCCTCCCGCTCAAACAGACCTCCTCTGGTCAGACAGAGTTTCAGCTTCTCTGGCTTTCCCTCTGTCCCCCAGCCGGGCCTAAGCGCTCATGCTCCTCCCCCCGCTGCATCTTTCACACGTGCTCCATCAGCCTCACCTCCTTCGTGCGCTGACATCACCGACCTCCTCTCCCATGCCTTCCTTGAGATGGACACTGCCTTTGAGGCCTCACCTGCCCATCAATACCAGCCCCCCATGGGTCAGGCCACTCCAGCCGACCCACGGTCTCCATTCCTGCCGTCCCCCGACTCCGGTTATTCACCGTGCGGTCTGTCTCCGACAGGCTCACCCCCCCTCAGACAGAGTCCCGGTGATACTGGGGTCCTCCCAGGGCCTTTGGGCGCCCGATCCCTGTCCTGCACCTCTCTGTCAGACCAGGACCAGGATGGAGGCAGCTCCTCCAGCTCGCTCAGCGGGTCTGAATCCTGCGGGGCCAATAACGAAGCCAGTGGCAGACGCCTGGCGGTATTCAGTCAGCTCTCCGTTCCTGAGGATGCCAGCAGCTTCTGCCTTTAA